From the Candidatus Methylomirabilis sp. genome, one window contains:
- a CDS encoding PD-(D/E)XK nuclease family protein, translating to TIIYGAALHRAVQAYNTQRLAGQIMSLEDLIESFEAHWVNEGFISREHEERRMQEGRDALARFHASAGTKQPPTSVEKRFRFQLSDDIVTGIMDRVDEREGETVIIDYKSSSVRDQKAADKEARESQQLALYALAYRESIGRLPDRVELHFLTPGGVVIGQAVKKEKDLEQAIERVRTAATGIRGGLFQATPSQWVCSFCAFRTICPATVWIGERQG from the coding sequence ATACGATCATCTATGGCGCCGCGCTGCATCGGGCCGTTCAGGCGTATAATACTCAACGCCTTGCCGGGCAGATAATGTCGCTTGAAGATCTGATCGAATCGTTTGAAGCCCACTGGGTTAATGAGGGGTTCATCTCCCGGGAGCATGAGGAGCGGCGTATGCAGGAAGGCCGGGATGCCCTCGCCCGGTTTCATGCCAGCGCCGGGACGAAGCAGCCGCCGACGTCGGTCGAAAAGAGGTTCCGATTCCAGCTCAGTGACGATATCGTCACCGGCATTATGGATCGGGTGGACGAGCGTGAGGGTGAGACCGTGATTATCGACTATAAGTCGTCGTCGGTCCGGGACCAAAAAGCGGCCGACAAAGAGGCCCGGGAGAGCCAGCAGCTTGCGCTGTATGCGCTGGCCTACCGGGAGTCGATCGGCCGGTTGCCGGATCGGGTGGAGTTGCACTTCCTGACTCCAGGCGGTGTCGTCATCGGACAGGCGGTGAAAAAGGAAAAGGATCTCGAACAGGCGATCGAACGAGTTCGGACGGCCGCAACCGGGATTCGGGGAGGCCTCTTTCAGGCGACCCCCAGTCAGTGGGTCTGCAGCTTCTGCGCCTTCAGGACCATCTGTCCTGCCACCGTGTGGATCGGGGAGCGCCAGGGATGA
- a CDS encoding RodZ domain-containing protein encodes MGSEEGDSASTVGPLLQGARTAKGLTIEAAAAASKVPLSFIRLMEQEQFHLVPDPMYLIRFLTEYATFLGLDPKQVAAQMKDQVNAVRVSDLSHPAPSIGSRIDLRRWALYLLPAVVVIPLIFIGLSLLSGRPSAPPPAPQPEMPGSQSAAPPTPEAGTATLPGPQTTAVGTEQSEGVNPTSPITDPAAQRPQGPPPRYRLKAEAKETTWLGVSADGAPRKGVLLRSGETAQWSANDGFVVTIGNSGGVALMLNGKPISLKGARGQVIQNLALPESSGPPLAGQ; translated from the coding sequence ATGGGCAGTGAAGAAGGCGATTCGGCGAGTACGGTTGGCCCGCTCCTGCAGGGGGCCAGGACGGCGAAGGGTCTCACGATTGAAGCGGCCGCCGCTGCCAGCAAGGTTCCCCTCTCTTTCATTCGGCTGATGGAGCAGGAGCAGTTCCACCTGGTCCCAGATCCAATGTACCTCATCCGGTTTCTGACAGAATATGCCACGTTTCTTGGCCTTGATCCAAAGCAGGTCGCGGCGCAGATGAAGGACCAGGTGAATGCGGTCAGGGTGAGCGATCTGTCACATCCGGCGCCATCAATTGGCTCGCGGATCGATCTCCGTCGCTGGGCTCTGTACCTGCTGCCGGCTGTCGTTGTGATTCCCCTGATCTTCATCGGGCTCTCGCTCCTCTCCGGGCGACCGTCAGCGCCGCCGCCGGCTCCCCAGCCGGAAATGCCAGGGTCTCAGAGCGCGGCCCCGCCGACCCCGGAGGCCGGCACCGCGACCCTACCAGGCCCTCAAACTACCGCTGTTGGTACGGAGCAGTCGGAAGGGGTGAATCCGACCAGCCCAATCACTGATCCCGCGGCGCAGAGACCCCAGGGTCCGCCTCCTCGCTACAGGCTCAAGGCCGAGGCGAAGGAGACGACTTGGCTTGGGGTTTCGGCGGATGGAGCGCCTCGGAAAGGGGTTCTATTACGTTCGGGCGAAACGGCGCAGTGGTCGGCGAATGATGGATTTGTAGTCACCATCGGCAATTCCGGAGGGGTAGCCCTTATGTTGAATGGTAAACCGATTTCGTTGAAGGGGGCGCGAGGTCAGGTCATCCAGAATCTTGCCCTGCCTGAGAGTAGCGGGCCGCCTCTCGCAGGGCAGTAA
- a CDS encoding cation diffusion facilitator family transporter → MNPGIAQDSGGSMSRHLKIGIVLNLLFALAELAAGLTAGSLALIGDAWHNFSDVIGLAISWVALRQMERPANERKTFGYHRASILAALGNGIALIGVTLWLFYVAINRLSSPVVPEAPVMMVVAGIGFLMNVGVALSLRQGTRDLNIRSAFLHLLSDGFVSLGVVAAGVIILLSGWSLIDPLLSCVIGLLVLVGCWDIVAETVNVLMEGVPRGVQVDLLLRAVRSFPDVKDVHDLHVWSLSSHVYAMSCHLQVTDLQASQGNRLLDRISHMLKERFGIAHTTFQLEAEACTLEQACVLNSKGSTAVLQPH, encoded by the coding sequence ATGAATCCGGGAATCGCCCAGGACAGCGGGGGTTCCATGAGTCGGCATTTGAAGATCGGGATCGTTCTGAACCTCCTGTTTGCCCTGGCCGAGCTGGCGGCGGGTCTGACCGCTGGGAGTCTCGCCCTCATCGGCGATGCGTGGCATAACTTCAGCGACGTCATCGGGCTGGCCATTTCATGGGTTGCGCTTCGGCAGATGGAGCGCCCTGCCAACGAACGAAAGACCTTTGGCTATCACCGGGCCAGCATCCTGGCCGCCCTTGGTAACGGGATCGCGCTGATCGGCGTCACCCTGTGGCTGTTTTATGTGGCCATCAATCGACTGAGCTCTCCGGTTGTGCCGGAGGCGCCCGTTATGATGGTGGTAGCAGGGATCGGCTTTCTGATGAATGTCGGGGTCGCTCTGTCGCTTCGGCAGGGAACCAGAGATCTCAACATCCGAAGCGCGTTTCTGCACCTGCTGAGCGATGGGTTCGTATCGCTTGGCGTTGTAGCGGCCGGGGTCATCATCCTGCTCAGCGGCTGGAGCCTAATCGATCCGCTCCTGAGTTGTGTGATCGGGCTGTTGGTTCTGGTCGGATGCTGGGACATCGTGGCAGAGACAGTCAATGTGTTAATGGAGGGCGTTCCGCGCGGGGTGCAAGTGGATCTCCTCTTACGGGCTGTGCGCAGCTTTCCGGACGTCAAGGATGTGCACGACCTGCATGTCTGGAGCTTGAGCTCCCATGTCTATGCCATGAGCTGTCACCTCCAGGTGACTGATCTCCAGGCCAGCCAGGGCAATCGACTGCTCGACCGGATCAGCCACATGCTGAAAGAGCGCTTCGGCATCGCCCATACCACCTTCCAGCTTGAAGCCGAGGCCTGTACGCTTGAGCAGGCCTGTGTCCTCAATTCAAAGGGCTCAACAGCCGTTCTCCAACCTCACTAA